Proteins from one Cyclopterus lumpus isolate fCycLum1 chromosome 11, fCycLum1.pri, whole genome shotgun sequence genomic window:
- the LOC117738883 gene encoding uncharacterized protein LOC117738883 isoform X2, protein MERISLCCQVCLTTFDQVSKLKAHVFSQRHKQKSAIVFNQDVMKGSGIFPFITLINQWPKGDIRQPILGLTLCFSLKMHGSFYLCHVCEETCPSDMIVFHLSSIDHCRNYFSHTNPNALRFSWIPSKMVESVFRPEFTREVKKSGGQLQLFELPKGLLEKLKTRTYSEVMRVLRENEKLLELLEAVKPKQMMIQTYQKDLQREHPLLGLQHLVECICFGKIEKRHYLCTLCHLTLAAHAIVQHVLSFDHIFCYFRAWHPSTLLAKEIYKDYTQFFAYMMLDFAKQAEQIHGTALADLTQVRLEPTKFESVNFTCYADALKELESIRKENKESSLIAIVTPGNKLALKEPQSIRKENKETPGNPLEFSSGLYTLRCQNCRMSFLNMSQYCSHLSNYKHKLRVKTFFGGGADSSDQREWTPSLDLYKLVKNMRLNQPLVGVPLVVTCVCSLVQEDPIYLCFACQDCFTESFLRQHFDSHKHLINTLLYQNPWRLTLGWEHRLDVNDLRSMAWEEQKERPHQMMLKIFDMPNSMIQRLFTLSFPKVMECLSLQHIILKRDVPPCETYSKLKENNRFPLLGRQFLVIHEVCVLGQQPTAAFLCLLCQRRLSEEEFYAHEFSRNHIATFIDRFHPGSLESSSDDESLLDLAKQAGRHHSISHVQVIKLKKPISEPCTYSCALFILSSANKGEWKTKLDPPIIPKMKLVPRKKLKDEDKDHVKDNVQKNSRMTECLETTSQTSTNNSQTVEVGAKVTDAHSLKSEEDAEKGEDKGFKTSSEDTQQSETCQAIKEEEMSTASKPSGESTENSQNTDKNEIGNERIESREDVLTQKREISQKDTCPVEAERQENNHKQQRFPFKEEPQNLPISGQKEVTTNYKGERGKPSHKTAKDHASCKADQQQADQLWQYVKRKRREPVVGLGALLECSCAEHELIYLCMCCSLKIPEKDIISHVIGVDHQKMYLVGLQKIPPPPGMHQGKTMRHFASLFEREHGYGEAQVVELDDEIYNNLSKQDFDSVIQTLKVQDQKNSGHALPSTSALPGVQPVDTIVTLRAQHKVMSIAIDDSEDSESQSSSVTMSIMTENTSNTTKVPPDSNEVHIKASLSPSPNTLSKRSEDKAEIISNTTVGPFKMATTSKVVGRSETAASLDSKCTTKSSNSTPAATKSTAPISKLKAATSSCNTANTKSRDTASKCTATIPISTATTSTLSDAISTTISTTTSVTTSKTPESKTRAATKVRTASCKAAAPSKIKSTVVFEASGRTEPGFTTEKPSKSSESKSQTVVASQIVGKSFATAKMTDASVEGQHIKASVNTAHMKNLVSSTADVAPNAHKSVQAPAATHLTMPRNPPAEPPLICTNEKRPSGSSPKVGLNQLIKVSCGRRKQVYCQLCSARLLKSEHTCSATHQLNYVKMKFPQWTCKPSELESKLQEMVNHLAAVEGNVGSPSFPTVKVTIDVYKELADLSAEKALERLKAMLERGLRVSSPTTSNPEIFRRQVSGSDQHESSSPDYESESSSKGERSLVVGQFNRAQSMESSEPEANDQILDQLNSCSVLNQNEPIRNPCIQGAGVAAKMEKPQGCAPPATDAQTPGCKETPEWRQQQEKSHPEVQDTRKVLEGSRRTSPVTIFNPDQLSSDATVNTKQQNQPRLSQKAERALPMILLGESTEVCSHLSIYLKVLGPDREPIIGMDFVWECRGPSLKPFFLCESCKVMISLNDICQHMVSNDHQINFILGQKSQFMYFWPESYLLQTPDVYLEKWMKLELLKDIAQCLSEQERYVKTDAQRILLGPELYERVRTAPFSKALEIVKNIKKEQKLSISCQPSCTLQRKEQPDPRSSVSPHQRPIPELPVKQAGVRSESTSFSGSPQTLSVSSSEQHLPTRKRPAVESIETLMRYCTNHPNDPTPAKRKPTYNEPQPIIQPSHESVSESTSVNPAATFAPLTPQEKNTELGSDEQDILAVDCAKVARLIALVRERKSALNAFRCMSAPGNGETATSCANNSSKSGVQGRCGSKSVQTTSKNPAPAYALEKFNSSLDGSTSARDDLLFWPTGAKAVCTMLPYASAADPSDPQHQRHVNAQTTFGNTSQSNPSPINCAVINSNVGHIPQPQDYSENHRTGAHQLPINSIVTVRSNQPKQQFIGGNNEEDLTELNRGSLVTHSLSSVAEICSTDVLGGYGQYNQMVYVTNRQSGYFSTDAVGSYTTPGNPPVQTGSSFQCEGYPTGGLYFPNQIHPDQETTHQSLQSFKGNSLETQPPTEWVRMGMQQQQLLLQQQHQHQQLLLQQQQQWQHYQ, encoded by the exons AAAAGCGCAATAGTCTTCAACCAAg ATGTTATGAAGGGTTCAG GCATCTTTCCATTCATTACGTTGATCAATCAGTGGCCCAAAGGAGACATCAGACAACCCATCTTAG GCTTGACCTTGTGCTTTAGTCTAAAGATGCATGGATCCTTTTACTTGTGCCACGTCTGTGAGGAAACGTGTCCATCAGACATGATTGTATTCCACCTCTCGAGTATTGACCATTGCAGAAACTACTTT agccACACAAACCCGAATGCACTGAGGTTCTCCTGGATCCCCAGCAAGATGGTGGAAAGCGTGTTTAGGCCCGAGTTCACACGGGAAGTAAAGAAAAGCGGCGGACAACTACAG ctgtttgaATTACCTAAAGGTCTGTTGGAAAAGCTTAAAACAAGAACCTACTCTGAAG TGATGCGCGTACTCCGTGAAAATGAAAAGCTTCTCGAGCTGCTTGAAG CTGTCAAGCCAAAGCAGATGATGATACAAACATACCAAAAAGACCTCCAAAGAGAACATCCACTTCTTG GATTGCAGCACCTTGTTGAATGCATTTGTTTCGGGAAGATCGAGAAGAGACACTACCTCTGCACTCTCTGCCACCTGACTTTGGCCGCCCATGCGATCGTCCAACACGTCCTGAGCTTTGACCACATCTTTTGTTACTTT AGAGCGTGGCACCCGTCTACTTTGCTGGCAAAGGAAATCTACAAGGATTACACTCAGTTCTTTGCCTACATGATGCTTGATTTTGCAAAGCAGGCGGAGCAGATTCATGGTACTGCACTTGCTGATTTGACG CAAGTGAGACTGGAGCCGACCAAATTCGAATCAGTGAATTTCACTTGTTATGCAGATG CTTTGAAGGAACTGGAATCCATAAGGAAGGAAAACAAGGAGAGCAGCTTGATTGCAATTGTAACACCAGGAAACAAGCTgg CTTTGAAGGAACCGCAATCCATAAGAAAGGAAAACAAGGAGACACCAGGAAACCCGTTGG AGTTTTCTTCTGGATTGTACACACTTCGCTGTCAG AACTGCAGGATGAGTTTTCTGAACATGTCTCAATATTGCAGCCATTTGTCAaactacaaacacaaactg CGGGTGAAGACATTCTTTGGGGGAG GTGCTGATAGTTCAGACCAAAGAG AATGGACACCCAGTCTGGACTTATACAAACTCGTCAAGAACATGAGGCTAAATCAACCACTTGTTG GCGTTCCCCTGGTTGTGACGTGTGTCTGCTCTCTGGTGCAAGAGGACCCCATTTACTTGTGCTTTGCTTGTCAGGACTGTTTCACTGAGTCTTTTCTCAGACAACACTTTGACTCTCATAAACACCTCATAAACACGTTG CTGTACCAGAATCCCTGGAGGCTGACACTTGGGTGGGAGCATCGTCTGGACGTGAATGACTTGCGTTCAATGGCTTGGGAAGAACAGAAGGAAAGACCACATCAGATGATGCTGAAG ATATTTGACATGCCAAACAGCATGATTCAGAGACTCTTCACACTTAGTTTCCCAAAAG TGATGGAGTGTCTTAGTCTACAACATATTATCTTAAAGCGTGACG TTCCACCTTGTGAAACGTACAGTAAactcaaagaaaacaacagattTCCTCTACTAG GAAGACAGTTCCTGGTCATTCACGAAGTGTGTGTCTTAGGGCAACAGCCCACAGCGGCATTCCTGTGTCTGCTCTGTCAGAGGAGGTTGTCAGAGGAGGAATTTTATGCTCACGAGTTCAGTCGGAATCACATTGCAACATTTATA gaCCGTTTCCATCCAGGCTCTCTGGAGTCGAGCTCTGATGACGAAAGCTTGTTGGACTTGGCAAAGCAGGCAGGACGCCATCACTCCATATCACATGTGCAG GTAATAAAGTTGAAGAAGCCCATCTCGGAGCCATGCACCTACTCttgtg CATTATTCATCCTGTCATCTGCAAATAAGGGAGAGTGGAAAACAAAACTGGATCCACCAATAATTCCCAAAATGAAGCTGG TCCCCAGAAAAAAACTGAAGGATGAGGACAAGGACCACGTGAAAGACAACGTTCAGAAAAACAGCAGGATGACGGAGTGTTTGGAAACGACGAGTCAAACATCTACCAACAACAGTCAGACTGTAGAAGTCGGTGCTAAAGTCACTGATGCACAcagtctgaaaagtgaagaagATGCAGAAAAGGGAGAGGACAAAGGGTTCAAAACGAGTTCAGAAGATACTCAGCAAAGTGAGACGTGCCAGGCGataaaggaggaggaaatgtcTACAGCGAGCAAACCCAGTGGGGAGTCCACAGAAAACAGCCAGAACACGGACAAAAATGAGATCGGAAATGAGAGAATCGAAAGCCGTGAAGATGTCTTGACTCAGAAGAGGGAAATCTCACAGAAGGACACCTGTCCTGTGGAGGCTGAAAGGCAAGAAAATAACCATAAACAGCAGCGGTTCCCCTTTAAAGAAGAACCCCAAAACCTGCCGATCAGCGGGCAAAAAGAGGTGACCACTAATTACAAGGGAGAACGTGGAAAACCAAGTCACAAGACGGCAAAGGACCACG CGTCCTGTAAGGCGGACCAGCAACAAGCAGATCAACTGTGGCAGTATGTCAAGAGGAAGCGCAGAGAGCCTGTGGTCG GCTTGGGTGCACTTCTGGAATGCAGTTGTGCTGAGCATGAACTCATCTACCTCTGTATGTGCTGCTCCCTGAAGATCCCAGAGAAGGACATAATCAGCCATGTTATCGGAGTTGACCACCAGAAGATGTATCTGGTG GGCTTGCAGAAAATCCCACCTCCACCAGGGATGCACCAGGGGAAGACAATGAGACACTTTGCTTCTCTGTTTGAACGAGAACATGGATATGGAGAAGCTCAG GTTGTTGAGCTGGATGATGAGATTTACAATAACCTCTCAAAACAAGACTTTGATTCAG TCATTCAGACATTGAAAGTTCAGGATCAGAAGAACAGTGGCCATGCACTCCCTTCAACCTCAGCGCTGCCTGGTGTTCAACCTGTGGACACCATAGTCACCCTTCGTGCTCAGCACAAG GTGATGAGCATTGCGATTGATGATTCAGAAGACTCTGAGTCACAGTCATCTTCAGTAACTATGTCTATAATGACTGAAAACACCTCCAATACAACCAAAGTCCCCCCTGACTCAAATGAAGTCCATATCAAAGCCTCACTCAGTCCGTCACCTAACACACTTTCCAAAAGAAGTGAGGACAAAGCTGAAATAATTTCAAACACAACTGTGGGACCGTTTAAAATGGCAACTACTTCCAAAGTGGTGGGAAGATCTGAAACTGCAGCATCTTTAGACTCCAAATGTACAACCAAGTCTTCCAATTCTACTCCAGCCGCCACCAAATCGACAGCACCTATCTCCAAACTCAAAGCCGCCACCTCCAGCTGCAATACAGCTAACACCAAATCGAGAGACACTGCTTCCAAATGTACAGCAACCATCCCCATCAGCACTGCAACCACCTCCACCTTGAGTGACGCCATCTCCACGACGATCTCCACCACAACATCTGTAACAACGTCCAAAACACCGGAAAGCAAAACAAGAGCTGCAACTAAAGTGAGAACGGCTTCATGTAAAGCTGCCGCTCCATCTAAAATCAAATCCACAGTGGTGTTTGAAGCCTCCGGCAGGACTGAACCTGGCTTCACAACGGAAAAGCCATCCAAAAGTTCTGAGAGCAAATCCCAAACTGTGGTTGCGTCTCAAATTGTGGGGAAATCTTTTGCCACTGCTAAAATGACTGACGCATCAGTTGAAGGTCAACATATTAAAGCCTCTGTTAACACTGCTCATATGAAGAATTTAGTCAGTTCAACTGCTGATGTTGCACCAAACGCACATAAGAGTGTTCAGGCACCTGCGGCGACCCACCTGACCATGCCCAGAAATCCTCCTGCAGAGCCGCCACTTATCTGCACAAATGAGAAGAGGCCAAGTGGAAGCTCTCCTAAAGTtg GCTTAAACCAGCTGATTAAGGTGTCGTGTGGCCGGAGGAAGCAAGTCTACTGTCAGCTGTGTTCAGCCCGGTTGCTGAAGTCCGAACACACATGCAGCGCTACCCACCAGCTCAACTATGTG AAAATGAAGTTCCCTCAATGGACTTGCAAGCCGTCAGAGCTGGAGAGCAAATTGCAGGAGATGGTGAACCACTTGGCTGCGGTTGAGGGAAATGTCGGATCCCCATCCTTCCCG ACAGTGAAAGTGACGATTGATGTGTACAAGGAGCTCGCTGATCTCTCAGCAGAAAAAG CTCTAGAAAGACTGAAAGCAATGCTGGAAAGAGGCTTGAGGGTCTCGTCCCCCACCACATCCAATCCTGAGATTTTTAGACGGCAAGTTTCCGGTTCCGATCAACATGAATCTTCAAGCCCAGATTATG AAAGTGAATCCAGTTCAAAAGGGGAAAGATCTCTTGTCGTGGGCCAGTTCAACAGAGCTCAGAGTATGGAGAGTTCAGAGCCTGAAGCCAATGACCAGATTCTAGACCAGCTAAATTCATGTTCGGTCTTGAATCAAAATGAGCCCATCAGGAATCCTTGCATTCAAGGCGCAGGCGTAGCAG CCAAAATGGAGAAACCTCAGGGTTGTGCTCCTCCTGCCACTGACGCCCAAACTCCTGGATGCAAAGAGACTCCCGAGTGGAGACAACAGCAGGAGAAAAGTCACCCAGAGGTACAGGACACACGGAAAGTGTTGGAAGGCTCTCGGAGAACATCACCTGTAACAATCTTCAACCCGGACCAGCTCTCTTCTGATGCTACAGTGaatacaaaacaacagaacCAACCAAGACTCAGCCAGAAAGCAGAAAGAGCACTTCCAATGATTTTATTGG GGGAAAGCACTGAGGTCTGCAGTCATTTGTCCATCTACTTGAAGGTGTTGGGACCGGACCGTGAACCGATCATAG GTATGGACTTTGTGTGGGAGTGTCGAGGGCCATCCTTGAAGCCCTTCTTCCTGTGTGAGAGCTGCAAGGTGATGATTTCCCTCAATGACATCTGTCAACACATGGTCAGCAACGATCACCAGATCAACTTCATT TTGGGTCAGAAAAGTCAATTTATGTACTTCTGGCCGGAAAGTTATCTCCTCCAAACCCCTGATGTGTACCTGGAGAAATGGATGAAATTGGAACTTCTAAAGGACATCGCCCAGTGTCTGTCGGAACAGGAGCGCTACGTCAAGACGGATGCTCAG CGTATACTGCTGGGACCGGAGCTGTATGAACGTGTTCGGACTGCTCCTTTCAGTAAAG CTTTAGAAATAGTTAAAAACATCAAGAAGGAGCAGAAACTGAGCATCTCCTGTCAACCCAGCTGTACTCTACAACGAAAGG AGCAACCAGATCCCAGATCCTCCGTCTCTCCGCACCAGAGGCCGATCCCAGAGTTGCCAGTGAAGCAGGCAGGAGTGCGCTCAGAATCCACATCTTTCTCCGGTAGTCCTCAAACCCTGTCGGTGTCTTCCAGCGAGCAACATCTTCCAACCAGGAAAAGACCAGCTGTTGAATCTATTGAAACATTGATGAGATATTGCACCAATCACCCCAACGATCCCACACCAGCCAAACGCAAACCCACATACAATGAGCCGCAGCCCATCATTCAGCCAAGCCACGAATCGGTCTCTGAGTCCACTTCTGTTAACCCTGCTGCAACCTTCGCCCCCCTAACTCCTCAggagaaaaacactgaacttgGATCTGATGAACAAGACATACTTGCTGTGGACTGCGCAAAGGTTGCTCGCCTAATTGCTCtagtgagggagaggaagtcTGCGCTAAATGCATTCCGTTGCATGTCCGCTCCGGGTAATGGTGAGACTGCGACCTCCTGCGCTAACAATTCATCCAAAAGTGGGGTGCAAGGAAGATGTGGTTCTAAGTCTGTGCAGACTACATCTAAAAATCCAGCCCCCGCTTACGCATTGGAGAAGTTCAACTCCTCTCTTGATGGCTCTACTTCAGCAAGAGACGACCTTTTGTTCTGGCCGACTGGAGCCAAAGCAGTCTGTACCATGTTACCTTATGCCAGCGCTGCTGACCCAAGTGACCCACAACACCAGAGACATGTCAACGCTCAGACCACCTTTGGAAACACTAGCCAGTCCAACCCTAGTCCCATTAACTGTGCAGTCATCAACAGTAACGTAGGTCACATACCACAGCCACAAGATTACTCGGAGAACCACAGAACTGGGGCTCATCAGTTGCCCATTAACTCCATCGTAACTGTCAGGTCAAACCAACCTAAACAGCAGTTTATAGGTGGCAATAATGAAGAGGACCTCACTGAGCTGAACAGGGGCAGTCTGGTCACTCACAGTTTATCCTCTGTTGCAGAAATATGCTCCACTGACGTTTTAGGAGGATATGGTCAGTACAACCAAATGGTTTATGTCACCAATCGACAGTCAGGTTATTTTTCTACTGACGCTGTTGGAAGTTACACAACACCAGGCAACCCTCCTGTACAAACTGGGAGTTCATTTCAATGTGAAGGGTACCCTACAGGGGGGCTCTACTTCCCAAACCAGATTCACCCAGACCAGGAAACAACCCACCAAAGTCTACAATCCTTTAAAGGAAACAGTTTAGAAACTCAACCGCCCACAGAATGGGTGAGGATGggaatgcagcagcagcaacttttactgcagcagcagcaccagcaccagcaacttttactgcagcagcagcaacaatggCAACATTACCAATGA